The nucleotide sequence TCATCGGCATGCTCGCCTTTCACCTCGAGACACCGGTGGCCTATGACGGCTGGATCAATGCGGCCTCATGGCTGATCGCAGTGCTCGCGTCGGGCGTGGCCCTGCTCGTGGTCCGGCGGCCCGCGCTCACCCGGACCAGCCTGGCCGGCGGCGCGCTCGTGATGGGGCTCGGCATCGCCGCGATGCACTACCTGGGCATGGCCGCGATGCGCGTGTCGCCGCCGGTCGAGTACGACATCCCCCTGGTCGCCGCCTCGATCGGCATCGCCTGCGTCGCCTCACTGGCCGCGCTGGGGCTCGCCTTTCGGCTTCGCCGGCGTTATTCGCCGGGCGCGGTCTTCGCCAAGCTGGGCAGCGCCCTCGTGATGGGGCTCGGCATTGCGGCCATGCACTACACGGGCATCGCGGCGGCGCGCTTCGCCCCCGGCACCGTGAGCCTCGAGCCGCCATCGCTCGGTGGCCTCGACGACGCCTTTCTTGCCGAGCTGATCGGCCTGGCCGCGCTGGGCCTCCTCGGCGTGACGGTGGTGCTCACCGCGTTCGACGCCGCGCGCGCCGCGCGCACGGAGGCGCTCGCGCGGGGGCTGCAGGCGCGGAACGAGACGCTCCGCGCCGCCGCGCTCTACGATGCGCTCACTGGCCTGCCCAACCGCATGCTGCTCGACGAGCGCCTGATCCTGGCGGTGCGCCGGTCTGAACGGAGCGGCAAGCCCTTCGCCGTCATGTTCGTCGACCTCGACCGCTTCAAGGCGATCAACGACACCTATGGCCACGTCGTCGGCGACCGGCTCCTCAAGGCCGTAAGCGACCGGATGCAGGGCTGCGTGCGCGGTGAGGATACGGTGGCGCGGGTGGGCGGCGACGAGTTCATCGTGGTGCTGGCCGAGCTGGCCCGCGGGGTGGACGCCGGCGTCGTGGGCGAGAAGATGCTGAAGGAGCTGGCGCGGCCGTTCGAGGCGGAGGCGCATCGGCTCGACATCGGCGCCAGCGTCGGGATCAGCGTTTATCCCGACGACGCGCGCGACGTGCAGACGCTCCTGCTCCATGCCGACGCGGCGATGTATCACGCCAAGCACTCGGGCGGGAATCAGCTGAGCTTTTTCGCTCCGGGCATGACCGCGGGCGCCTGACCGATGTAGCCACCGATGGCCAGCGCGGCGATCAGGCCGAGCCAGTGGCCGAGCCGCGCCGCGCGCGCGGCCATCATCTGCGCCCGCGGGATTCGCACCATGCCCGCCAGCGACGGTGCCACGGTGCTGAGGCCGGGAAGAACTTCGCGATCAGGAGGGCATTGCGGCCGCGCGCGAGGAAGAGATTCTCGGTGCGGCGCACGGCAGGGACGCATCGAAGGCTTCCGATCCTCGCGCCGGCGCGCGGGCCATTCAAACTGGACGCCGGGCCCCCCCGGGGCGTAGGGTCCGAGGACATGGCGGGGACGCTGACCGACAAGGACGCCGCAGCCCTGGCAGCGCACGCTCTGGGCTTCGTGAGCGCCGGCCAGACCATCGGGCTCGGCACCGGCCGGGCCGCGAAGGCTTTCATCCACGCCCTCGGCCACGCGGTGCAGTCCGGCCTCCGCGTCGCCGGCGTCCCCACCTCGGAGGCCACGGCGGCGCTTGCGCGCGAGCTGGGCATCCCGCTGATCTCGCTCGACGACGGATCCTCGATCGATCTCGCCGTGGATGGGGCGGACGAGGTCGACCCTCGCCTGGACCTGATCAAGGGCTACGGCGGCGCGCTCCTGCGCGAGAAGGTGGTCGCCGCGGCGGCGCGGCGGCTCGTCATCCTGGTCGGGCGCGAAAAGCTGGTGGACACGCTCGGGACCCGGGGGAAGCTGCCGGTCGAGGTCGCCCCGTTCGCCGTCGGCTTCTGCCGCGCCCGCCTCGCCGCGATCGGGCTCGCGCCCGTGCTGCGCGGGACGGGCGCCGCGATCTTCAGGACCGACAACGGGAATCAGGTCCTCGATTGCGCCGTCGGGCCTATCAGCGATGTGCGCGAGCTGGACGCCCGCGTGCGGGCCATTCCGGGCATCGTGGGCACCGGGCTGTTCCTCGGCATGGCGCACGTCGTGCTCGTGGGCCACGAGGGCCGGATCACGACGATGACGAGGCCCTGAGCGCTCAGCTTCGCGCGTCCAGGCGCACGTCCGCGTGCGTCACGTGGCCGTCGA is from Candidatus Methylomirabilota bacterium and encodes:
- a CDS encoding MHYT domain-containing protein gives rise to the protein MYPSRVGHHDPKLVVLSVTVAVIASYAALDLAARVSVRRERAAWLWLLGGAGVMGTGIWSMHFIGMLAFHLETPVAYDGWINAASWLIAVLASGVALLVVRRPALTRTSLAGGALVMGLGIAAMHYLGMAAMRVSPPVEYDIPLVAASIGIACVASLAALGLAFRLRRRYSPGAVFAKLGSALVMGLGIAAMHYTGIAAARFAPGTVSLEPPSLGGLDDAFLAELIGLAALGLLGVTVVLTAFDAARAARTEALARGLQARNETLRAAALYDALTGLPNRMLLDERLILAVRRSERSGKPFAVMFVDLDRFKAINDTYGHVVGDRLLKAVSDRMQGCVRGEDTVARVGGDEFIVVLAELARGVDAGVVGEKMLKELARPFEAEAHRLDIGASVGISVYPDDARDVQTLLLHADAAMYHAKHSGGNQLSFFAPGMTAGA
- the rpiA gene encoding ribose-5-phosphate isomerase RpiA, with translation MAGTLTDKDAAALAAHALGFVSAGQTIGLGTGRAAKAFIHALGHAVQSGLRVAGVPTSEATAALARELGIPLISLDDGSSIDLAVDGADEVDPRLDLIKGYGGALLREKVVAAAARRLVILVGREKLVDTLGTRGKLPVEVAPFAVGFCRARLAAIGLAPVLRGTGAAIFRTDNGNQVLDCAVGPISDVRELDARVRAIPGIVGTGLFLGMAHVVLVGHEGRITTMTRP